TGATTCATGGCTAAGTTgcttcatgaagtcattacagGACTGTTTTCAACTTTTGGACAGCATCAGGCTCTTTTCATTCTgtttgtagtctctgtgctaaATTTGGGAACTGACTCTGTCCTTGCAGTGAACATACAGACAGTAAATTGGTACTGATCAAATCTTAAACCTCTGAGCAAATAAGCATCATTTCCCAAAATGTCCTATTCTTCCTTCATGTGCAAATCCAAGACACCAAACATACTTGTCGTATTTGCCAGGGCTTCTGGACAAGCAGTAAAGTGAAAATTTATGTTCCATCTATAAAGCTGTTTGGATGTCTGTGCAATGTATCCCTGCATGTTTGTACCCCACATGACATGGACCATGAGCTGTGTTATGTGAATCTGTGCTAAAATCCTGTTCTGGTGCAGTTCAGGACACAGGACTGAATAGGCTCATGTGATTTTAAGGACTTGGCTCGTTGTGGTGTCTTAACTGTTGTAAATAACCTTGCCTGTCACATAAGTTGTTCTcctctttttacttttatgaatttttttctaattatttttcTCTCATCTTTATTTACACTATTTTAATATGAATTCTGTAGAAATCTTTTAGTTTGCACTCCCAAAACTGCACTCTGTGCTTCGACGTGACTGTAATTAAAAGCAACTTAATGACTGAGAGAGAGGCAGCTTGTAGGGGAACAGTTAAGTAAAATCActgaaattgtgttttgttttcgtttCACCCTGGGTCTAACCGATCCCTAGTGGCACTTTCAGTTTAAGTTGACATAGCTGTGACACTCGAAGTTGATTCTTCcggaaatattttattaaatgtgaaTATGTATGAACCTTATagatttcatttctgttttactcAAATCCAATTCTTCATTTAAAGTTGTATTAAAGAAATGACTTATTTAGATCTTTGTTGTGTGAAGTTCAGTGAATTCTTCAGTTtagcatttttcacatttattttagcaatttaTTCCTATAGTTTTGAAATATCAGTAATATTTCAGTTCTGTTCATTTTGTTCGACCTCACTTCTCTGGGTGCTTGTGCGTAGTTGATGGAGATGATTATATTTGCCTTCATAAATGTTATTTTGGCGCTTTAATCCTTTCATTCAAGCTGAAATAAACACACCCCAGAGATGTTCAGCAGTAAGAGAAGTCTTTTACAAGCTCTTTAGCAAACTGTGTCTGATCTTGTTGCATGACTGCATGGTCCATtcagaaaaatgtcaaagaaagtttttaatatttacattataAAGTTTATGAAcataaactgctgtgtaatgTGATGTTGCAACCATAAGATGGTAGCATTATCCTGTATTCCTTCTGGGGTCCTGGCATAGTACAGACATTGTATTTGTTATAGTGAATGAAGGGAAGTGTAATAACAGAACCATTCTTACTGTATTATCCTTAATAAATAGATACTCAATTTTTGGCACTTTATGACTGTTGAATTGAAAGTTTTTGCAACTTTTGTTAATAAGTTGTTTCATATGCAATAAACTGTATAAGCTACATTTTTATACAGCTTATTCTGTTTGGAAACAAGATTTTCTTTGGCAATAAAAGCCTAAGTGATGTAGCCTACTGTATCAGACTGGTGTTAAGATGTATAGGAAAAAATCATAAATGCTTAATCTTATGAGTTTTACATGGCTAACATTGGCATTGTTTTACAGGTTTGAACATGTAAACTCAATGGTGGTGggacatttcattttaaaataaaaaagagtgaAACCTAGTTGTTCATGTGGTTTACACGTTAACCATACCCCTCCGCAAAttgctaccttatcgtggtgtagtggtttgtgtgtcccagggatcccaggagATATGTTGTCCGGGCCCTTGTCCCCCTGGTCAGGCCTCTCACTTGAGGCAGTTAAATAATTCCAGACCCAGAGCCTGGCAGAGCACCTCGGGTGGATGAGGTCCgccctgagttcctgaagaCTCTGGATATCGTAGGActgtcttggttgacatgcctctgcaatgttgcatgGAGATCAGGGGTGATACCTCTGGATTGGAAGACCAGGATGGTTGGTTCTCATGTTTACCGGACCacagggtgtgttccaactatagggggatcacactcctcaggctccctgggaaagtctatgccagggtgctggaaaggagagttagTCCGTAAGTTATATACAGGAGGAATAATGctgttttcgtcctggtcgtggaacactggaccagctctttatcctttcaaggatacttgagggtgcatgcgagtttgcccaaccagtctacatgtgttttgtggacttggagaagacattcgaccgtgtccctcggagtgtcctgtgggaggtgctttgGGAGTATgcggtgtctggcccattgttACGGGCCATTTGATCCTTATATAACCGTTACAAGAGCTTGGTCTGcatagccggcaataagtcgaacttgttcccggtgggtgaAGCACTCTACCAGAGCTGCCCTTTGTGACccattctgttcataatttttatatacagaatttctaggcgtagCCAAGTGATGGAAGGCTGTggtgatgtggttctgttggcttcatcaggtgatggcTTCCAGCTTGCACCGGAACGgtttgcagccgagtgtgaagcagtgggaatgaggATCGGCACCTTCAAATCTGAAAAGGGTGGAGTAGATTAAGTCTGGTACGTCCTGCACGAGTGACAGGAGAAGGGAACgggagattgacagacggattggtgctgcacCTGCAGTGATGTAGACATTGTACTGGTCcactgtggtgaagagagaggtgaatgtaaaagcgaagctctcaatttaccggtcgatctacgttcCTACCCTCACCTGTGGTCATGAGGTGTGGATAGTGATCGAATGAACAAgattgcggatacaagcggTGGCAATGGGGTTCCTACGAAGGggggctggcctctcccttaaagatggggtgagaagttcagccatccgggaggggctcagagtagagccgctgttCCTTCACATAGAAaggaggtggtttgggcatctgataAGTATGCCTTCTGGACGgtttccaggcatgtcccaccaggaggaggccccggggcacacccaggacatgctggagagatcaTATCtttcagctggcctgggaatacCTTGGTGTCCCTCCTGATAAgctggaggtggctggggagagggaggtctggccttctctgcttaggctgctgcccccgcgagcTGGCCCTGGATAAGccgaagaaaatggatggggacaaaaaatggtaaaaaaaaaaatctggcaactgccagtgctacccctcagcctcctactAGACTACTTTGCCTTGTTCTCAAGTTACTGCATTCACTGATTCTCTGACTTTGAGGTCGAGGTCACTGAGGTTCAAATGCAtagaatatttttatttgttgcacccgtggtatcaatttgaagctCCTACATCACTTTATTCTTAGGTTATCATATTCATAAGATTTTTATAaaacttgacctttgaccttgaccttgaggtcGAAGTCACTGAGATTCTAACTTATCTGATTTTTTTGTAGTTACACCTGTGGTGTCAATTTGAAGCTCCTACACTGCCTCGTTCTTGAATTATTGAGAACACCTAACTCACAAACTAAGGTGTCCAAGCTGCCCCATCATTGCTTTTACGGAGGTAAAGACACAGTGAAGCCAAGGATTATTGAGAATTCACATTGCAATACctttaatacctacagcatgttccaATAGCTGTAATAAACTATTGCTAACAGTACCGAATGCTCTACTGacgtctagcaggacaagcacagaaacgggtccactgtcagaggccataagaagatcatttgtaacctccACTAACATTGTTTCTGTAAATAATCAGTTAGCTGTTTTACAACCCATCTTTCAagaattttgcatttttcacgAGTCAGTTGTGACAGCTAGGATTTGCACCAGGAACTTTATTGCTCTGAgacaacagtgctaatcacTTCACCACCACAGTGTAATGATTCAGATATTCCTGTTTCAAGGCACTCTCTGACATCTGTATAACCTTTGTTCCTTATGTGTGCCATGTGTGATCACTCCTATGCTGTTTTACTATGGCTATTCAAAGACCAGCATGAATCTGTTTTTGCAGTAAGTCACTGCAAGTCACAAATCTTTGGCTTTTTATAAGATTTTACTAGTTATAAATATAGCTATTATTAACCTGTGGCCATTAAAGTGCTCCAAATAATTGGCTTACCAAATGGCTCGGGTAAATACGTTAGtgggttacctaggcaaccggaAACTGCTAGACCAACCGCCAGCTTCATCCTCCActtagaaaaatatttttcctctGTTGGTTTGCGAGTGTTACTGGTGCTTTTAACACAACACCGGGATGGGTCAGCAGATCTCAGGTCAGGGAGTTATGAACCAGCTCCgtcagaagctggagaaatgtTTAGAATTGCTTCGTGACAGTCGCTACTTAACTTACGAGGAGTTCCTGGGAAGACTGGCTGAACTTAATGACATGTAAGTGACAGGTCGTTAAAGACAGCTTTAGAGAACAGCAAGCGGCTTTTctttaacataaaacagttttgtgCAGAATGAACAGGCCGACAAACTTAACCTAGTTCAAAAGTGTACCTTTGGGCTGATTTTACGTAGACTTTTCAATTTGAGAGCTAGCGTCAGTGCTTTTATGATATCTGGGATTTAACCTTCCTTATTTTCTAGCATTACATACATTTCTGCTAGTTTACTagctaggttttttttttttagctcacaAGCTCCTGGAGCTTGAAAGCTGCAAGGCATGATAGTGCAGCTGAAGGTCAAATAAACACGAAGTGAATAGCACCGAGCAGTGTTGTTAAGTATTagtaatgaaaatacatttttgaaattcagcatgatgaaaaataaatgtaaaaattctgTTATGAATATTGTGGCACTGCTTTGTCATTTGGCTGAATGGTTTATGGAGAAAAACATAACTTCTCCCCTCTCTCATTCTTCTCTGTCAGTACTGCTGAACAGCAGAATGACCTGTTGTTTGAAGTGCAGCCAGGATCTGATGCTACAGCCTTGTGGAAGGTGGCTGTCAGGGTTGTGTGTACCAAGGTGAGACCAAAGAGCCTTCCCCACATGCCAACAGAGGCATCTGCCCACACATTTATGACAGAGAGGGACAGATGTGAGTGAAACCATACTCCTGTAAAAGGGGAAAGGTAATTCTGCCCCTAGAGAAATAGAGAAATACATCCTGTAATAGATTGCTGATAGCAGCTATCAACTGGTAGCTTGGATTAAAAAACCGTGCTGGGCTTGAGAAGCCTGTCATCGGTGGGTTATAGCCAACTATTTTGGCACAGTGTAAGATTGAAACTGCATGCACTACCAGTCATTAAGTCACATGATTGCCTTTTCTTCCTCACAGATCAGTAAGGAGAATGGCATGGTGGAAGCATCGCAGATCATGAACCTGTATCAGTTCATCAAGCTGTATCATGACATCGCCAGCCAGAGTCTTCAGGTGCCGTCTGCAAAGAGCCCCTCTACTGAGCTCCTGGCTGACTCCTGCCAGGCCAGCAGGTCAGGCAGTCATGACATAAAGCATACATTTTATAGCACATTCAGCAATTATAAGTACTTTTATAACTTTATTTAATAGTGACAATGAACAGGAAATAGGGGGAAAGAGAGCATGGGAACAACATACACCAAAGGTCATTGCAGCCAAATCAAAGTGGGACCTCACTACTTGGGCATGTTGGTGGTCTAAAAACTCAGCTGTAGGGTTACCATTTTAAAAAGCTATTTAAAAGGTTTCAGCTAAAGCTTTTCTGGACAATTTAACCACAGGTTGGTCGTTGTTTTGTTTGGAACAAAAAAGGACTCCTTTAAAGACTAAAGGTTTTGGTGCCTCAGGAAGAGCATGTGTGATCCCCAGCTCCCACAGATTCTTATGCAAATGCATTCAGTCCCTTTGAATACACCCACTTGATCTTATATTTGCCAGCTGAGCAGTAATGATAATGTTGGAACGTACATGCCATTAAAACCATTACACTTGTGCTTATATCAAATGTTGTGTTTCCGGCCCGAATCTCCAAGCAGCCTAACAATGCAGTTAATGCAGTTTTTCCTGCTCACCACAGGTGTCAGTGCTGTAAGACTAcagaaatatttcttttaatgCTCCACAATCTGCATGAATTATATAATTTCTTTGCAGCAGAGTGATTTCTCATCCAGAGGCAAGGCTAGGGGGCTGATTGATGGGTCGTGTTAAAACTTTTGGACATTTTTAGAACACAGAGGGATATTATTTTCTCAATTCCTTGATTGCAAACCTTCAGGATTTATCAGACATATTTCTACTAAAAAAGGTAGAAAAGCTAATTTAAGTTGCCTTCCTCTgtagataaataataaaacagtttatgttttctctgtataCAAGCAGCAATTGATGATGAAAATTTGTTACTGAAAAATCTAAACTTCCTGTTATTCACACACACCGTAATTATTCCACATCCTCTTCTGTTTCTGTAGGAGTGGTCAGAGCCTAAGCGACCTAGCATGTCATCTGCATGTGACTGCTGACAGCGAATCGTGGGTAATATCTGATCTTCAGAGACTACTTCCCTAATGTGACTAATGAGGGAAGCCACCCATACATGCTTTAAAATGTCGAATACTTAGCTAAGTACATAGGAAATGGAGATACACCCACATAAGAAGACTTTTTCCTCCTAAAGAGCAAGATAGAAAAGAATCCAGCAGGTTTCTTCTCTTTATATTCTTTGTGACTgcctctgaaaatgaaaatctcCTCTTTTAAGTCCTAAAAATCCCAGGATGCTTTTTGAAACCAGCTTTGTGATATGTTGTttgaagtgaaaaataaatctgtatttgtatattATAATAAATTGTAACATTCACGGATCCAAGGAGCTTTATTTGTCATTCGCATCACATGTTAACATGAGGTGGAACGAAATTATGTACACACGGTCCggagtgaaaagaaacaaaaataatgaagaaacagaaaTTTTTTCTTAAAGTTAGAATAaatagttggggtttttttgttttgtttttttaacaaaagaaatgacaagTAATAAGacaatacaataaataatactATAAATAGAGTGCAACAACCTGAGTACCAGTATGGAGTATGGGTAAGGAGTGTAGGTATAAATATAggtgtaaataaatattttagcagCAAAGGGCATAATGACCAGCATTGATAAAGTGACATAAAACATTAGAATCGACCCGTTCTCCGGGAGCGTGAGTAGCCGCTGCTCTACTGTGCGCTGCCATGTTGACATCAACATTTTAATGGAACCCAGAATAACCAAATGTTGCTTAAAGTACTACTAAGAGGTGGTTGGGATTAACTAGGCACTTTATAAAACAACATTGACATTGCCTTCCTTCGATATGAATGAGAGAGACACAGTTGCACTTTCTTGTAAAGTTTGATAAGTATGACTCTCATTCATATAATTGAAATCATCACTTTGATATTTTGGTGTCTTGTTTGCTGTCCAGGGAAAGTCAGATATCTGTAGGACAGCAGTTAGATTATCCTCATACAAAGACtggaaacaaggagaaaaggcCAGCTATAGCCAGTGTTATTGAATCTTCTTTGAATATGTTATATTTAATTATAtctaatttgtttaatatgactGATTCATGGCTAAGTTgcttcatgaagtcattacagGACTGTTTTCAACTTTTGGACAGCATCAGGCTCTTTTCATTCTgtttgtagtctctgtgctaaATTTGGGAACTGACTCTGGCCTTGCAGTGAACATACAGACAGTAAATTGGTACTGATCAAATCTTAAACCTCTGAGCAAATAAGCATCATTTCCCAAAATGTCCTATTCTTCCTTCATGTGCAAATCCAAGACACCAAACATACTTGTCGTATTTGCCAGGGCTTCTGGACAAGCAGTAAAGTGAAAATTTATGTTCCATCTATAAAGCTGTTTGGATGTCTGTGCAATGTATCCCTGCATGTTTGTACCCCACATGACATGGACCATGAGCTGTGTTATGTGAATCTGTACTAAAATCCTGTTCTGGTGCAGTTCAGGACACAGGACTGAATAGGCTCATGTGATTTTAAGGACTTGGCTCGTTGTGGTGCCCTAACTGTTGTAAATCACCTTGCCTGTCAGCTGTGCTGATTTCTCTAaaagtatttacatttatttgttaaGATGATTTTAATCTGACTGTTGTAGAAatcttttccatccatccaagtTGATATCATATATAATTTACAGTTAAGTTATGAgttaaaattgttttgtttaagtGGATTTAAAGTGTtgattttattaaatgtaaatatgcagTAGCCttaatctttattatttattaaatccTTAATTAAAGTTGTATTTAAAGAAATTGGTTATCTAGGTCTTTGTTGTGTGAATTTCAGCTTTTACATTTGATCacatatacagggtgggccatttatatggatacaccataataacatgggaatggttggtgatattaaagtcctgtttgtggcacattagtatatgtgagggggcaaactcctcaagatgggtggtgaccatggtggccatttagaagtcggccatcttggatacaacttttgttttttcaatagatttTGTTCaatgatgaggcaaacttttatgtgaatggtgaagttaacaaacaaaaccaccgctattggtctaacactaacccacattggatggatccctccaagactgttggaacaacaaaagtgatggtttggtgtggtatatggggtacaacgatagtgggtccattcttcatcaatggaaacctcaaggccactggatatttgaaattgctacatgatgatgtgtttccctctttatgcactgaagctggcacgttccctgagtttttccagcaagatggtgcaccaccacattatgggtgccaggtccaagcattcctagatgaacagttttctggaaagtggattggtcgtcgtgggccagttgaatggcccccaaggtctcctggtctgacccccttagacttttatctttggggtcatctgaaggcaattgtctatggtgtgaagagacgagatgtgcagcacctgaaactacggatactggatgcctgtgctggcatttctcctgcggtgttgctatcagtgtgtgaagagtgggagaagagggttgcattgacaattcaacacaatgggcagcacattgaacacattttataagtggtcagaaacagaggtgtggactcgagtcacatgacttggactcgagtcagactcgagtcattaattttatgactttagacttgacttgaaaaaatgttctgagacttgtgacttgacttggacttttacaccaatgacttgggacttgaattggacttgaaccggtttacttgaaaagacttgatattttaccccaaatataaaatttaacatgcatattatatagagattgaaaatgtgacgtcattcacgggtagaaccgcaaaggattctgggaactcgtggcaagaggtactagcgcacacagactttcaattaaaatcagttatacagcgataaaaagaaacacaaaaatggcaagaagctcttgtattattaactgcaatagccggtcgcatgacagccacgggaagccgacgggtaaagagatcggttgttatcggattacgtcgttgaagagaaattgttcgagccatgtttccgaagtaacaaagacgcgacagatggcctggattgcagccattcaaagaccaaatataacgtcctagaacactccagctcacaggttagtctgctccaagcatttccacacaggtcagtctgctgttgtagttaatgcgtcatttttcttaacataattggtgatataggttacaagcaagtctggcgctgaacagaaattgtcgcgctatgctcctttatttattgtgcataaatagtgaattgtcctgacacaatattgcgtttcgcttctgttattatggtacactgacaaaaacacatacttttattcacaggataaaacgggtttttttgtatcactaattgcccagtacgattacagcatacaatattattgtcactgctacatttctgtgatgctaccagaaattatttccactactaattaattatcgttgagctcaaaggtcctattaataaacggttaaggaatgtatatttatgacgacgatttgtgagactggtaaacttatgatacgtatgatggtctttcgttctacacggtgcgtttcaaggtcctgcacccatccgtcggtaaactgtacctgggcttgttgcagtgacctgaagttactaaacttcatgagtgtatgcactcactccaagaaccgtataattataaatatgcatataaatatgctacgatgagatagctgacttcatctaactagcaaatgttttccaggctacgttggtgatacagttttttttaatatgtatgatatttttgtcatgcgattttaaagccggtcctacaaccgcatccaagaataacatgcagcttatctcagaactgtcggtgaaaattattcttggagctaggtttaattgagctgcattttaaagaggtgcaatttcacaatttgtgtatattttctaagttcactattttgtcatgtgttgagaaaaacacagattttaaaattacatggtctaatatttacatttagcatataactgcaacatgctttttttcggtTTTTTGaatgactcgaaaggacttgaaattcaaagtttcagacttgtgccttgactcggacttttacaccagtgacttgagactcgactctgacttgcctgacattgcttgagacttgacttgagacttgaggataaagacttgaggcttacttgagacttgcaaaacaatgacttggtcccacctctggtcaGAAACTTGCAAATAACTCATgacagaataaagttacgttgaaaccaagcaccccattgtttttcctgttacattaccaataagtttgatgtgtcacatggccctcttcctattgaaaaaaacaaaagttgtatccaagatggccgacttctaaatggccaccatggtcaccacccatcttgaggagtttgccccctcacatatactaatgtccCACACACAGGACTtcaatatcaccaaccattcccatgttattacggtgtatccatataaatggcccaccctgtattttAACTTATTATAAGTATTTTTTATGTAGGAGACAACAGTTTTGGAATtttctttaatattatttcagttCAACTATACTAAAGTTAGAATTTTATGTGACCGAAGGTAAAACTTTTgggtagttgttttttctttttttccactgctgtCACGTTTTGACACCTCAGTTCTCTGGGTTTTCCTGCAAAGTAACAAAGAGATTCATAAAATGTTATCTGGCAATTTAATCCATTCATTCAACTTGAGATTTTACAGGCTCAAAAGATGTGCCGCTCTTTCAACAAGTTCTTCAGAAAATGGCATCTGATCTTGTGGTTACATGACTGTGTGGTCAGGTCAGCAAGTGTTCcaaaaaactttacattttaaaacttaaagAGCATACCTGCATCT
This Astatotilapia calliptera chromosome 7, fAstCal1.2, whole genome shotgun sequence DNA region includes the following protein-coding sequences:
- the LOC113026359 gene encoding RING finger protein 141-like — its product is MGQQISGQGVMNQLRQKLEKCLELLRDSRYLTYEEFLGRLAELNDITAEQQNDLLFEVQPGSDATALWKVAVRVVCTKISKENGMVEASQIMNLYQFIKLYHDIASQSLQVPSAKSPSTELLADSCQASRSGQSLSDLACHLHVTADSESWVISDLQRLLP